In Peptococcus niger, a single window of DNA contains:
- a CDS encoding ribose-phosphate pyrophosphokinase has product MEKDLRHLKVFSGSSSKVLAQEVADCLRIPLGKSSNTQFSDGELNVNIDESVRGCDVFLIQSTCSPVNDSIMELLIMIDALKRASARRITAVIPYFGYARQDRKSRGREPITAKLMADLLTVAGVDRVLTMDLHAQQIQGFFNVPVDHLVAAPIIAEYYKELGLKDICVVSPDMGGVRRARTLAEMLEAPLAIIDKRRPMPNVSEVMNIIGDIKGKNIIMIDDMIDTAGTMTNAVNALHERGAKDIYASCSHPVLSGPAIDRINQSGLKEVVTTNTIPTGHLKCDKLEVLSVAPMFAEAIMRIFQDASVSRMFR; this is encoded by the coding sequence TTGGAAAAAGATTTGCGACATCTGAAAGTCTTTAGCGGCAGCTCCTCTAAAGTGCTTGCGCAAGAAGTAGCAGATTGTTTGAGAATTCCATTGGGTAAAAGCAGTAATACGCAATTCAGTGACGGCGAATTAAACGTGAACATTGATGAAAGTGTTCGCGGGTGTGATGTATTCCTCATCCAATCCACTTGTTCACCGGTTAATGACAGCATTATGGAACTGTTGATTATGATTGATGCCTTAAAGCGGGCTTCGGCTAGACGCATTACAGCTGTTATTCCTTATTTCGGCTATGCCCGCCAAGACCGCAAGAGCCGTGGCCGTGAGCCAATCACCGCTAAGTTGATGGCAGACCTTCTAACTGTAGCCGGTGTTGACCGAGTTTTAACCATGGATTTGCACGCACAGCAGATTCAAGGCTTTTTCAATGTACCGGTGGACCACCTGGTTGCTGCGCCCATCATTGCTGAATACTATAAAGAACTTGGATTAAAGGATATTTGTGTGGTCTCTCCGGATATGGGCGGAGTACGTCGTGCACGGACTTTAGCCGAGATGTTGGAAGCGCCTTTAGCGATTATTGATAAACGCCGTCCCATGCCGAACGTCTCTGAAGTGATGAACATCATCGGCGATATTAAGGGTAAAAATATCATTATGATTGACGATATGATTGATACTGCCGGTACGATGACCAATGCGGTGAATGCCTTGCATGAACGTGGTGCAAAAGATATCTACGCTTCCTGCTCCCACCCGGTCCTCTCAGGCCCGGCCATTGACCGGATTAATCAATCGGGTTTGAAAGAAGTGGTTACGACCAACACCATTCCAACCGGACACTTAAAGTGCGATAAGCTGGAAGTTTTATCGGTTGCCCCAATGTTTGCTGAAGCCATCATGCGTATTTTCCAAGATGCGTCTGTGAGCAGGATGTTTCGTTAA
- the glmU gene encoding bifunctional UDP-N-acetylglucosamine diphosphorylase/glucosamine-1-phosphate N-acetyltransferase GlmU, with protein sequence MQKIAIVLAAGKGTRMKSAHAKAAHQLCGKPMIAWVCDAVRDAGYETIYVVCGHRADEIQEILGDSVTYVQQDQQLGTGHAVQVALAAVTDVDQAQVLVTCGDTPLLRSETLEALTETSNPAAVRVLSTVLADPFGYGRIVREKGAVCRIVEEKDANEQEKGIQEINVGTYVFDLGFLRRAIQALTTDNAQGELYLTDLIASAHAEGVGADAFLMPDANESLGVNNRKQLARAQGLMQMRINDHWLDQGVSMTNPAAITIESDVSLEADVTLEAPVALKGHTSVASGTVIGMNCELIDAQIGQDCHIKQTVIWDATVGKGVNIGPFAYLRPGTVLADQVKIGDFVEVKNSHVGQGSKIPHLSYMGDADIGSGVNIGCGSITCNYDGKKKYRTTIEDHAFIGSNTNLIAPVTVGQHAYIAAGATIRKDVKGESLSFMDYKLKTRDDWNKDK encoded by the coding sequence ATGCAGAAAATTGCTATCGTGCTGGCGGCGGGCAAGGGAACGCGGATGAAGTCTGCCCACGCCAAAGCAGCCCATCAGTTGTGCGGGAAACCGATGATTGCCTGGGTCTGTGATGCGGTGAGAGATGCCGGTTATGAAACCATTTATGTTGTCTGCGGGCACCGTGCAGATGAAATCCAGGAGATTCTAGGCGACTCGGTGACCTATGTCCAACAAGACCAACAGCTTGGCACAGGCCATGCGGTCCAGGTGGCCCTGGCGGCTGTAACAGATGTTGATCAGGCGCAGGTGCTGGTGACCTGTGGAGATACCCCCTTGCTGCGGTCGGAAACGCTAGAGGCCTTAACAGAAACCAGCAATCCTGCAGCGGTAAGGGTTTTATCCACCGTATTGGCAGACCCCTTCGGTTACGGTCGCATCGTCCGGGAAAAGGGTGCGGTCTGTAGGATTGTCGAAGAAAAAGACGCCAATGAGCAGGAAAAAGGAATTCAAGAGATCAATGTCGGGACCTATGTTTTTGACCTGGGATTCTTGCGTCGGGCTATTCAGGCCTTGACAACGGATAATGCCCAAGGGGAGCTTTATCTAACGGATTTGATCGCTTCGGCACATGCAGAAGGTGTCGGCGCCGATGCATTTTTAATGCCTGATGCCAATGAGTCGCTAGGCGTTAACAACCGCAAGCAATTGGCAAGGGCACAAGGCTTGATGCAAATGCGCATCAACGATCACTGGTTGGACCAAGGGGTCAGCATGACCAATCCGGCAGCAATTACCATTGAATCGGATGTCAGCTTGGAGGCGGATGTCACTTTGGAGGCCCCGGTTGCCTTAAAAGGCCATACCAGCGTAGCAAGCGGCACCGTCATCGGCATGAACTGTGAATTAATCGATGCGCAGATTGGCCAAGATTGCCACATCAAGCAGACGGTGATCTGGGATGCGACAGTGGGCAAGGGGGTAAATATTGGGCCTTTTGCTTATTTACGTCCCGGAACGGTTTTAGCCGACCAAGTTAAAATCGGTGATTTTGTTGAGGTGAAAAACAGTCATGTTGGCCAGGGGAGCAAAATCCCTCATTTGAGTTATATGGGTGATGCGGACATCGGTAGTGGTGTTAACATCGGTTGTGGCAGCATTACTTGTAATTATGACGGCAAGAAAAAATACCGTACGACGATTGAAGACCATGCTTTCATCGGCAGCAACACCAATTTGATTGCCCCGGTCACCGTTGGTCAACACGCCTATATTGCGGCAGGTGCCACCATTAGAAAAGATGTCAAAGGTGAGTCCCTGAGCTTTATGGATTATAAATTAAAAACACGCGACGATTGGAACAAGGACAAATAA
- the ispE gene encoding 4-(cytidine 5'-diphospho)-2-C-methyl-D-erythritol kinase produces MEVQVAAFGKINLLLEVLGQRPDGYHAVNMIMQGVRLSDRIHVAEAHANHIFTNSPYVPNNASNLALKAALLMQAKLELPPVTIKVEKRIPVSAGMAGGSTDAAAVILALNALFRLNLPQQTLMTYAAEIGSDVPFCLSCGTALATGRGELIEPLPLLQPFHLVLIKANFGVSTAKVYQAYSSPEKAKAPADRLREFLTDIKGQNVSAILNSLYNDLEETTFSMYPKVQSVKEKLYSLGAEHVLMSGSGPTVFAAFTEEKAAWRFYQRAKSHFPVIYLTSTVSENDLKRRIVIS; encoded by the coding sequence ATGGAAGTGCAGGTGGCAGCTTTTGGTAAAATCAATTTATTGCTGGAGGTGCTTGGCCAACGTCCAGACGGTTATCATGCCGTAAATATGATTATGCAGGGCGTACGTTTAAGCGACCGCATTCATGTGGCAGAGGCTCATGCCAATCATATTTTTACAAACAGCCCCTATGTGCCGAATAATGCCTCAAACTTGGCCTTGAAGGCGGCCTTGTTGATGCAGGCCAAGCTGGAGCTGCCGCCGGTGACCATTAAGGTGGAAAAACGTATCCCGGTATCAGCAGGGATGGCGGGCGGTTCAACCGATGCCGCCGCGGTGATATTGGCCTTAAATGCCCTTTTCCGCTTAAACTTACCCCAACAAACACTGATGACCTATGCGGCGGAAATCGGATCTGATGTGCCATTTTGCCTGTCCTGCGGGACCGCTTTGGCCACCGGACGCGGCGAGCTGATTGAGCCGCTGCCCTTATTGCAGCCTTTTCATCTGGTTTTGATTAAAGCAAATTTTGGCGTATCAACGGCTAAGGTCTATCAGGCCTACTCCAGTCCGGAAAAAGCCAAGGCACCGGCTGACCGATTAAGGGAATTCTTAACGGATATAAAAGGTCAAAATGTGTCGGCTATTTTAAATTCTTTGTATAACGACCTTGAAGAAACAACGTTTTCAATGTATCCTAAAGTGCAGAGTGTGAAAGAAAAATTATATAGCTTGGGCGCTGAGCATGTTCTGATGAGCGGCAGCGGGCCGACCGTTTTTGCCGCTTTTACAGAAGAAAAAGCGGCTTGGCGTTTTTATCAAAGGGCAAAATCGCATTTTCCGGTGATTTATTTAACATCAACGGTTAGTGAAAATGATTTGAAACGGCGTATTGTAATCAGCTAA
- a CDS encoding aldehyde dehydrogenase family protein: MDYRKDYIDVRNVIGGEWSRPATEERLPVYNPSTGEEIGNVPLTPAEEVERAVDVAAEAFTKWRHVDAGRRCKYLFAIRNKMVAYQEELAQIIARDQAKHIADARGEVGRVIQIVENACGLPNMLIGETFQISASTRGQVLRKPLGPIGGLSPFNFPALVFGWFIPYAIGCGNTIVYKASEQSPLFMQRMMEIFDEVELPKGVVNLVNGDYRVGEALLAAEKIKGICFVGSTTVGQHIAEKAAQNKKRAMVLAGAKNSLLVLKDCRVEDFLAQLQNSAFGAAGQRCMAGSNVVIEAACYDAMVKKIVEMAKAVPVGDARDEEVYMGPVISRQSVERINGYIEGAVREGAKLILDGRNPEMASGLEKGYFVKPTILADVTPEMTIAQEEVFGPVLSLIKVADFEAGLAFMNSSRYGNGGAIFTQSGHYAEEFLNRIDVGMAGVNIGVPAAMPYLPFGGTKDSLLGSGLKAQGHDGIEFFTERAVATIRFPE; this comes from the coding sequence ATGGATTACAGAAAAGACTATATTGATGTGCGTAATGTAATCGGCGGCGAATGGAGCAGGCCGGCAACGGAGGAGAGGTTACCGGTGTACAATCCTTCTACAGGGGAGGAGATTGGTAATGTGCCATTGACACCTGCTGAAGAGGTGGAACGGGCGGTGGATGTTGCTGCAGAAGCCTTTACAAAATGGCGGCACGTGGACGCCGGCAGGCGCTGCAAGTATCTTTTTGCCATTCGCAATAAGATGGTGGCGTATCAAGAGGAGTTGGCCCAAATCATTGCAAGAGACCAGGCTAAGCATATCGCTGATGCCCGAGGGGAAGTGGGACGGGTTATTCAAATTGTTGAGAATGCCTGTGGCCTGCCCAATATGTTAATTGGCGAAACGTTTCAAATTTCAGCAAGTACACGTGGGCAAGTGTTGCGCAAGCCCCTGGGGCCAATCGGCGGTTTATCTCCGTTTAATTTTCCGGCCTTGGTTTTTGGCTGGTTTATTCCCTACGCCATCGGGTGCGGAAATACCATTGTCTATAAAGCTAGTGAACAGTCGCCGCTTTTTATGCAACGGATGATGGAAATTTTTGATGAGGTCGAGTTACCGAAAGGGGTTGTTAACCTGGTCAACGGTGATTACCGGGTTGGTGAAGCCCTCTTAGCGGCGGAAAAAATTAAAGGAATTTGTTTTGTCGGGTCAACGACTGTCGGACAGCATATTGCAGAAAAAGCGGCTCAAAATAAAAAACGGGCCATGGTATTGGCTGGGGCAAAAAATTCGCTCCTGGTGTTAAAAGATTGCCGAGTAGAAGATTTTTTGGCACAATTGCAAAATTCGGCTTTCGGCGCAGCAGGACAACGTTGCATGGCTGGATCAAATGTTGTGATTGAAGCGGCTTGCTATGATGCCATGGTTAAGAAGATTGTTGAAATGGCCAAGGCGGTGCCTGTTGGTGATGCACGTGATGAAGAAGTGTATATGGGTCCGGTGATTTCTCGGCAAAGCGTGGAACGGATTAACGGTTATATTGAGGGGGCTGTTCGCGAAGGAGCCAAGCTTATCTTAGACGGACGAAATCCGGAGATGGCCAGCGGACTGGAAAAGGGATACTTTGTCAAACCCACCATACTGGCGGATGTGACGCCGGAAATGACCATTGCTCAAGAGGAGGTTTTCGGGCCAGTCCTGTCTTTGATTAAAGTGGCGGATTTTGAAGCGGGCTTGGCTTTTATGAATAGCTCTCGTTATGGGAATGGTGGTGCCATATTTACCCAAAGCGGCCATTATGCGGAAGAATTTTTGAACCGTATTGACGTTGGCATGGCCGGGGTCAATATTGGCGTACCGGCGGCCATGCCGTATTTGCCCTTTGGTGGCACGAAAGATTCTCTCTTAGGCTCCGGGTTGAAGGCACAAGGCCATGATGGCATTGAATTTTTCACTGAAAGAGCGGTGGCAACCATTCGGTTCCCGGAATAA
- the abc-f gene encoding ribosomal protection-like ABC-F family protein, with translation MISLNRVVKTVASGRLFEVEALRIHENRKIALIGDNGVGKTTFFKILAGLDKEYSGSVSVHTSIDYLFNDMDEEYIARAYGSASGTCEKPYSPGQYQYRRLENILSKEKSFLLIDEPTSHLDIEKKDELVRRLQTREKGFIVISHDRDFISKTCDEIFELVNGRVEVFNGDYAFYQDEKVKRDKFAKKEYAHYVSEKKRLEKLAVDIQKQSRAVRTTPKRMGNSEARLHKMGGQQNKKKLDKQARAVASKLQQLEIKEKPKESLPIKLTIPEIEKLHAKILIRAEHLDKKFGDKLIFQEAAFAIENESKIALLGPNGSGKTTLLRMIREQDNIWVHPKLNIGYYSQTEDMLDISRNILDNLTDTSIYDETMTRIILSRLGFKQDDVYKKVAVLSDGERAKVKLAKLLTADFNYLILDEPTNFLDIKALESLEAFLKAYDRPCLFVTHDVAFINHIATSILMIKDKKIIDFKGNLEAYDKSHKKISTDDRRTGDSLLRDFRISAINARLSMDIPEKERLALTAAYNNLIKMKKIANSLIPYLWFLNL, from the coding sequence ATGATAAGCCTTAATCGTGTGGTCAAAACAGTTGCAAGCGGAAGGCTGTTTGAAGTGGAGGCCTTGAGGATTCATGAAAATCGCAAGATTGCTTTAATCGGCGATAACGGCGTAGGGAAAACCACTTTCTTTAAAATACTAGCAGGTCTTGATAAGGAGTATAGCGGTTCTGTATCTGTTCATACGTCGATTGACTATCTTTTCAATGATATGGATGAGGAGTACATTGCTAGGGCATACGGTTCAGCTTCTGGCACTTGTGAGAAACCGTATAGCCCGGGCCAATATCAATACAGACGACTTGAGAATATATTGTCGAAAGAAAAAAGCTTTTTATTGATTGACGAGCCAACCTCCCATTTGGATATTGAAAAGAAAGATGAATTGGTTAGGCGACTTCAAACCAGGGAAAAAGGCTTCATCGTTATTTCTCATGATCGGGATTTTATTAGTAAGACTTGTGATGAAATCTTTGAATTGGTGAATGGGAGAGTAGAGGTTTTTAACGGTGATTATGCCTTTTATCAGGATGAGAAAGTAAAAAGAGATAAGTTTGCAAAAAAAGAATATGCGCACTATGTAAGCGAAAAGAAACGATTAGAAAAATTGGCCGTTGATATCCAAAAGCAGTCACGGGCTGTAAGAACAACTCCCAAGCGCATGGGGAACTCAGAAGCCCGACTTCATAAGATGGGTGGCCAGCAGAATAAAAAGAAATTGGATAAACAGGCGAGGGCTGTTGCTTCAAAGCTGCAACAGTTGGAGATAAAAGAAAAGCCGAAAGAGAGCCTTCCAATAAAATTAACCATTCCAGAAATAGAAAAACTGCACGCTAAAATTTTAATCCGAGCGGAGCATTTGGACAAAAAATTTGGCGATAAGCTTATTTTTCAAGAGGCAGCATTTGCCATTGAAAATGAGAGCAAAATTGCCCTCCTTGGTCCAAATGGTTCCGGTAAAACAACGTTGTTGCGGATGATACGAGAGCAAGACAATATTTGGGTACACCCGAAATTGAACATTGGTTACTATAGTCAGACCGAAGACATGCTGGATATTTCTAGAAATATTTTGGATAACTTAACCGACACATCTATATATGATGAGACAATGACGCGCATCATTCTTTCGCGACTGGGCTTCAAACAAGACGATGTATATAAAAAAGTGGCTGTTTTAAGCGATGGTGAGCGGGCTAAAGTAAAGTTGGCAAAATTATTAACAGCAGATTTCAATTATTTAATATTGGATGAGCCGACTAATTTTTTAGACATCAAAGCCTTGGAAAGTTTGGAAGCATTTCTTAAAGCGTATGACAGGCCCTGTTTATTTGTCACCCATGATGTTGCTTTTATCAACCATATCGCCACGTCAATTTTGATGATTAAGGATAAAAAAATAATTGATTTTAAAGGTAATCTAGAAGCGTATGATAAAAGTCATAAGAAAATATCTACAGATGATAGAAGGACAGGGGATAGTCTGTTGAGGGATTTTCGGATATCGGCGATTAATGCTAGGCTCTCAATGGATATTCCCGAAAAAGAACGCCTTGCTTTAACAGCAGCCTATAACAATCTCATCAAAATGAAAAAAATAGCCAACTCTTTAATCCCTTATTTGTGGTTTTTAAACTTATAA
- a CDS encoding ferritin, producing MLSEKMTEALNQQINKEFYSAYLYLEMANYYADESLDGFQNWFNVQAKEEMAHAMLFVNYLLDHSCHVNLESIAKPGQTYNDYKAPLEASLKHEKEITASINNLYELSVQDNDYRTRQILDWFIREQYEEEVNAQNLIDRYEIFGEDKHALWEMNQDLLARTFVEPTIA from the coding sequence ATGTTAAGTGAAAAAATGACAGAAGCCCTCAATCAGCAGATCAACAAAGAATTCTACTCTGCTTACCTGTATTTGGAGATGGCCAATTATTATGCAGACGAATCGCTGGATGGCTTCCAAAACTGGTTTAACGTCCAAGCCAAAGAAGAAATGGCCCATGCCATGTTGTTTGTTAACTATCTTTTAGACCATAGCTGTCACGTCAACTTGGAATCCATTGCCAAACCGGGCCAAACATATAATGACTACAAAGCCCCCTTGGAAGCTTCTTTAAAACACGAAAAGGAAATCACTGCCTCCATCAATAACCTGTACGAATTGTCGGTGCAGGACAATGACTACCGTACCCGCCAAATTTTAGATTGGTTTATCCGTGAACAATATGAAGAAGAAGTAAACGCTCAAAACTTAATTGACCGCTACGAAATCTTTGGCGAAGACAAGCATGCCCTTTGGGAAATGAACCAAGACTTACTTGCACGTACTTTTGTTGAACCAACCATAGCTTAA
- a CDS encoding sensor histidine kinase, translating into MPSIGRKLTYSYVLISLITVLVLESLFGMAIYQYYVSGMSQTLVNHAEASATMYDKYAPAGTIDDKAAYIYENMKVDENALVEVYGPNRQFIIDNTGNKSSHVTLGKDYEEALLGDTAIWRGRTKTNESIMSVSVPLKDRDQVVGVLRYVSSMAPAHSVMRSNAVMALILGLTILLVAALLGYMMSHRILVPIKDLIRVTQEVTAGNLTVKAKRYYHDEIGHLANVFNKMTDEIQRSNQAKTDFISSISHELRTPLTSIKGWAETIDDNIKDDETVQLGIDIIDRETNRLIHLVNDLLDFSKLQSHRIELNIDTLWLDDLLKGIYHQFAAKANQENVIMRLHLDSQEPIILADEDRLRQVLINIIDNSFKFVKGRPNAEIIIQSHMLDDQVVITIEDNGPGMSSEELVRVKEKFYKGSTKQSGTGLGLSIANEIVELHKGTLYIDSIRGIGTKVSVVLPIADRDLEDSMMTDTASKRKSTDA; encoded by the coding sequence GTGCCGAGTATAGGGCGGAAACTGACCTATAGCTATGTTTTAATCAGCCTCATTACCGTTCTTGTTTTAGAAAGCTTATTTGGCATGGCCATTTATCAGTACTACGTGTCTGGTATGAGCCAAACTTTAGTTAATCATGCTGAAGCAAGTGCCACTATGTACGATAAATATGCGCCGGCCGGCACCATTGACGATAAAGCGGCCTATATTTACGAAAACATGAAAGTCGATGAAAATGCCTTGGTAGAAGTTTACGGGCCTAATCGACAATTCATCATTGACAACACCGGCAATAAATCCAGCCATGTTACGCTGGGCAAAGATTACGAGGAAGCCCTCTTGGGGGATACAGCCATATGGCGTGGCAGGACCAAGACCAATGAATCCATTATGTCCGTTTCCGTGCCCCTCAAAGACAGGGATCAAGTCGTCGGTGTTTTACGTTACGTCAGTTCCATGGCCCCCGCCCACAGTGTTATGCGGAGCAATGCGGTTATGGCGCTGATTTTAGGGCTAACCATTCTTTTGGTTGCCGCCTTATTGGGATATATGATGAGTCATCGGATATTGGTGCCCATTAAAGACCTGATCCGGGTCACCCAGGAAGTGACCGCCGGTAATCTGACCGTCAAAGCAAAACGTTACTATCACGATGAAATTGGTCATTTGGCCAACGTTTTTAATAAAATGACCGACGAAATACAGCGCAGTAACCAGGCAAAAACCGACTTTATTTCGAGCATTTCCCATGAATTGCGGACGCCCTTGACCTCCATTAAAGGCTGGGCGGAAACCATTGATGATAACATCAAAGACGATGAAACCGTTCAGCTTGGGATTGACATCATTGACCGGGAAACCAACCGGTTAATTCATTTGGTCAACGACCTGCTGGATTTTTCTAAATTACAGTCCCATCGGATTGAGCTAAACATTGACACCCTGTGGTTGGACGACTTGCTTAAAGGCATTTATCACCAATTTGCAGCCAAGGCCAACCAGGAAAATGTCATTATGCGTCTCCATTTGGATAGCCAAGAGCCCATCATTCTTGCGGATGAAGACCGCTTGCGCCAAGTACTGATCAATATTATTGACAACAGCTTTAAGTTTGTAAAAGGACGGCCCAATGCGGAAATTATCATTCAATCTCACATGCTGGATGACCAAGTCGTCATCACAATAGAAGATAATGGGCCCGGCATGAGCTCTGAAGAATTGGTACGCGTAAAAGAAAAATTTTACAAAGGTTCCACCAAACAATCCGGCACCGGATTAGGCCTATCCATTGCCAACGAAATTGTTGAGCTTCACAAGGGCACCTTATACATCGACAGCATTCGTGGCATCGGTACAAAAGTATCTGTTGTTCTGCCGATTGCCGATCGCGATTTGGAGGACAGCATGATGACCGATACCGCTTCTAAACGAAAATCGACCGACGCTTAA
- a CDS encoding response regulator transcription factor → MATKILVVEDEEAIRGFIKVNLKRNNFDVIEAGSGEEALERLDESIDVVLLDVMLPGINGFQVCRQAREMYPQLGIIILTAKGQEDNKIEGLEAGADDYIVKPFSPKELLARINSLLRRLSIQVDDIQEDENELQSGIFRLVVDERRFTKDGEEIELTPIEFSLVKYFMENANKAIHRDEILNNVWGYNYVGDFKIVDVNIRRIRQKIEDDPSEPKFIEKVWGYGYRWWGGD, encoded by the coding sequence ATGGCAACAAAAATTTTAGTCGTTGAAGATGAGGAAGCCATTCGCGGCTTTATAAAAGTTAACCTAAAGCGCAATAACTTTGATGTAATTGAAGCCGGCAGCGGTGAAGAAGCGCTGGAGCGTCTGGATGAAAGCATTGACGTTGTGCTACTTGATGTGATGCTGCCGGGCATCAACGGTTTTCAAGTTTGCCGGCAAGCACGAGAAATGTACCCGCAGCTGGGCATTATCATCTTGACGGCTAAAGGACAGGAAGATAATAAAATTGAAGGCTTGGAAGCCGGTGCAGATGATTACATCGTTAAGCCGTTTAGTCCAAAAGAGCTTTTGGCACGTATCAATTCCCTGCTGCGCCGCTTATCCATTCAGGTGGACGATATCCAGGAAGATGAAAATGAACTTCAATCCGGTATTTTTCGCTTGGTTGTTGATGAGCGTCGTTTCACCAAAGATGGCGAAGAGATTGAACTGACACCAATTGAATTCTCTCTGGTCAAATATTTTATGGAAAATGCCAACAAGGCCATCCATAGAGATGAAATTTTAAACAACGTTTGGGGATATAACTATGTAGGCGATTTTAAAATCGTCGATGTGAACATTCGGCGAATTCGCCAAAAAATTGAAGACGATCCGTCGGAACCTAAATTTATTGAAAAAGTATGGGGCTACGGATATCGCTGGTGGGGTGGTGACTGA
- a CDS encoding ABC transporter permease, which translates to MKVKSALVATFILLVLWHLLSLVVDKPFLPTPAASFKGFLLLAKSGDLARNFAISSARVLAGTSLALVFAVPAGLLMGRHERINALLDPFISILYPVPKVVLLPIFVVLLGLGNSPKIALIALIIFFQVLVVVRDAATSVPMESLLAMRMLSSSPLAMFTHLLWPWCLPDLLTALRVSMGTAVSVLFFAETFASFDGLGTLILNGMERRDYAAMYGAIIALSLLGVLFYEVIGLVERRLCRWKRTQKI; encoded by the coding sequence ATGAAAGTTAAGTCAGCTCTTGTAGCAACATTTATATTATTGGTATTGTGGCACTTGCTGAGTTTAGTGGTAGACAAGCCTTTTTTACCAACGCCGGCAGCGTCTTTTAAAGGCTTTTTACTGTTGGCAAAAAGTGGTGACTTAGCAAGAAATTTTGCCATCAGCAGTGCGCGCGTTTTAGCCGGTACATCGCTGGCGCTGGTTTTTGCCGTACCGGCCGGACTTTTGATGGGACGCCATGAGCGGATTAATGCACTCTTGGATCCCTTTATTTCTATTTTATACCCAGTGCCGAAAGTGGTCCTTTTACCAATCTTTGTGGTCCTTTTAGGGCTGGGCAATTCACCGAAAATAGCTTTGATTGCCTTAATTATTTTTTTCCAGGTTCTAGTTGTGGTTCGCGATGCGGCCACATCTGTCCCGATGGAAAGCCTCTTAGCCATGCGGATGCTGTCCTCGTCCCCCCTGGCCATGTTTACACATTTGCTTTGGCCTTGGTGCTTGCCCGACTTATTGACGGCCTTGCGGGTTAGCATGGGAACGGCGGTTTCAGTCCTATTCTTTGCAGAGACCTTTGCTTCTTTTGATGGCCTGGGGACGCTTATCTTAAATGGGATGGAGCGGCGTGATTATGCGGCTATGTATGGCGCCATTATTGCACTTTCGCTCTTGGGCGTACTCTTTTATGAAGTGATTGGCCTGGTTGAACGCCGTTTGTGTCGTTGGAAAAGAACTCAAAAGATATAA
- a CDS encoding ABC transporter ATP-binding protein yields MIYELTHLNFNYASDQPVLKDLSLQIKGGERWAVIGRSGSGKSTLLQLLAGLIQPMEGHVQYQGKDLLAPDASIQMVFQTYGLFPWKTVAENIELPLRLQGLGRQERELARKEMLRHLQLENYADAYPQALSGGQRQRIALGRAMMTRPEVLLLDEPFSALDAFTRDTLQLFLMDLLQKHDMTSVLVTHQIDEAVRLADHFLLLYPQGSGSALLHKKADQEDDAAVAMRISDALREGLHES; encoded by the coding sequence ATGATCTATGAATTGACGCATTTGAACTTTAATTATGCAAGCGATCAACCTGTATTGAAAGATTTGTCTCTGCAGATTAAGGGCGGTGAGCGCTGGGCCGTTATCGGCCGTTCAGGAAGCGGGAAAAGCACCTTGCTTCAACTGTTGGCCGGTCTTATTCAGCCGATGGAGGGGCATGTACAGTATCAGGGCAAAGATCTGTTGGCGCCGGATGCGTCCATTCAAATGGTGTTTCAAACCTACGGGCTTTTTCCTTGGAAAACAGTGGCGGAGAATATTGAGCTGCCCTTGCGGTTGCAAGGCCTGGGCAGGCAAGAACGCGAACTGGCGAGAAAAGAAATGCTGCGTCATCTACAACTTGAAAACTATGCAGATGCTTATCCGCAAGCCCTTTCCGGCGGGCAGCGTCAGCGTATTGCTTTGGGGCGTGCCATGATGACACGCCCTGAAGTTTTGTTGCTGGATGAACCTTTTTCAGCCTTAGATGCCTTTACGCGCGATACGCTGCAATTGTTTTTGATGGACCTCTTGCAAAAACATGATATGACCTCCGTTTTGGTGACCCACCAAATTGATGAAGCCGTGCGCCTGGCGGATCATTTTTTGCTCTTGTATCCGCAGGGCAGTGGCAGTGCCTTATTGCATAAAAAAGCGGACCAGGAGGATGACGCAGCTGTGGCGATGCGCATTTCCGATGCCTTGCGGGAGGGGCTCCATGAAAGTTAA